TCTTGGTTGGTTTAGgcatcatcattataacttcatttaaatcaatCATTGTTTCGTCTGCTAGTGGACCATTGTGAAAGGACAAAGATTTGGTCCTCAAATGATTGGATTCTCCCTTTACATAAGAATTCATCACGTTTCTTCTATAAGCTTTGCTATTTCTTAAAGACGATGGTGATACTGCCTTAGTAGAAGACATATAAAGAGGCATTTTCATAATAACAGGTGTAGCATCTGAGGTAATAGGAAGATCCGTTGTGACCTTTGTAGGCGTAGATGCACCAGAATCAAATGAATCCGATAATGGTGAGGATATAGGAGCTTGTACTGGAACGCTTGACGTTTTCAAGAATTGGAAATCGCTTGAAATGGCTAATGATCTTCTATGTCTATGACCATACATTTTTTTAGAAGAATTGGTACCAATTGAATGATTAAGTGGGGTTATATCTCTTGATACTGTTAAATGGTCTTGTGTGCTGGCCATTtctaataaaagaaaaataagcAAATACCTAAGTGAAGggataaataaaataatctTTATAATTCTATTAGTTGGTATGCTATGATAAGATAAGAGTACAAAAAAAGCGAGTGAGTTAGAAGACGTATAAGTTAATCGTCTTCTTTTTGGAATGAAATATCTTATCAAAGAGAAAGgcacacacacacacacaccTAAGCAGTAGCAGCCACGACTAAGGACACACAAGTGATACCAGCAATagttcttcttcctcttaGAAGTAagttcaaattcaattggAATTGCTATATCTTTTCTTAGATCTATATACTAACTTGTTTCTGTATACGTAACTACTTAGCTATAGTACCTAGAGTTTCATAGAATTTATggtaaacaaaaatttttcaaaatgcCACCGACAGATTTTACAAAGTTAACTGCGGGgggattattattagtggTGTGTCAccaaaacaaaagaagaagacagTTTCAATATGGGAAGAAGATACTCATATATTTTGGCACAAGGTACTCTATTTTAATATGAGAGTATTAATTCCTTTTAAAAGATCAATTTATTCGTTTTTATCACCAATGTGCATTCTGTTAgatgtaatttatttatttttcactaCTCTTTATTACCTTATCTTCTCTCACAAAgttaaaattttatataatctaGCCttagaaaaatttcaatacttAACTACACAAATCTTTCTAGTTATTATAACATACTGTTTAACTACATTTACCCATAACTTTTTTACCTTCTCTCTTTTGAAATGTAATTGTCTTTCTTACTATCTCAATACTTAGGGTACGTCtttttataaaatattctcGAAAAGGCGTAATAATAAGTATTGATATTAGCAGAAAAGCTGTAACTAACGTTATATTCTCAGGATTAAGTCGAGTACACATGAATGCTTCCCCAGTTCAAGggcaataataattatcaaCTGCTCTGAGACGTTAGAATCATTCTTAATTATAAACGAATTATAACTACTTGATGTTTTGCTATGTAAGATGCAATAGTAGTAACATTTCAAAGAGCTGGTCAACCACATCTATTTTGAGAATAGCCACTATAAAGAAGAGTTACTTAACGAGCTCTCAAATATACCAATCATTGAAAGATAAATTGACAGCCACAATTGTCAATAATGAACCACTGACTCCACATATAAAGAAGGATTTTCAAAAGTACTGGAAGCTTCTCCCGCAACAGTTCtctaaacaaaataatcatgataatgaaactaTATTGAACCAAATTGATATGACCACTTTCATGAATTTTATAAACAAATCTAAAGGAATATCTTCTACTGCTCGAGGTATTTATAGAAgagaaataatatatctGATTAAACAGAACCTAACATTGGTATTCCAACTCATTGGTTTATTATCGCGGCAAGATGAAAGTCAAGCTACGTATTTGGaatcatcaccatcattatcatctcCAACTGATATATTACATTGGTGTTTAAATGATTCAGTAAGAACTGCAGATGTCGTAATGGCAGCTGATTTATATCTGctattttacaaaatatatcCACATGAAAAGATATATCCGACATACCAATCAAGATTAATTAATGCCCTTTCATTCGATAACCCTTTATATGATCATATTCATCTCATCAAGTACTTAGAATTACACAAACTATGGGCTGATAAACATTTACAATATACTCCTACTCCATTACAAACTTCCATTCTATCCAATAAGGCAATATCATTAAGGAATTCACCTTCCTTATCTAAAACAACTTTAGAACTTTTACTAGATACACATTTTTTACCCAATGATCAACTAAGAGATGATCAAATTGTAATTGcatatcaattaattgatgaaaactataaattaaataacGCCAGTGGGGTTTTCTCTAATTGGCTTAAAATCAAAGATCATTATATTTCCATTACAAAACATGATCCACGGATTATTTATAAGATCATTAAAATATCCACacaaaatatcatttataGAACCATTTGTAAGGAAATTTTATGGCAATTATCCCCACAATACTATTGTAATAacccattattattacctgCCATTATAGACTATGCCACTGAAGtcaattctttatcattaacTAAGGAAAtcatgaataatattaatctTCATACAAAACCAGAAAATTATCAAGTCGTATGGTTTACCAAAAGATGTCTTTCATCTCTTCTAAAGATGCATttaaaatttaatgattcagATGGTGTAGATCGGGTATTAAGacaaattaatgaaaaatttggcAAACATTCAcaagaaaattatcaagCCATCATTTCTCATTTACTTCAAAGTCAAGATATACAAAATTTTGCAAAAGCTATGAACCTTGTAAATAAATTCCCCCCAGAAACAGCTTTGTTATCCTATGgaacaattattaatagACTAATCAATTGGGAAACGAAATCTAATGGTAATATCGATACTAATAACAGTAATGCTAACATCTTAAACCCCATGGCTTCAATCAATGAACTATTATTAAAAGCACATAAGTACGACCCTAAacatttaaattcattatggAACATCATAGCAGCATTATACTTCAAGAGACTGCTTAAATTAACCTTTTCAGTAGAGAACCAATCGAAAGAGAACGATGCCATTAATACAACATCTTTAGATATTGCAAAATATATCTACGTTAATTGTACACAAAATTCATATCCTTGGTCAGAGATTGATAGTAACCCATTTTCAAACCCATATCCCCATAAAGTAAAGTtgaaaattacaaatagtaataaatttgtAATATTAAGGAATATTGCCATGACCGCTATCGAACAAGTAAGACAAGATATATTCCTTTGGTGTTGTGCGGAGTTATATAAAAATGGTATGTCCGTTAAGGAATTAAAAATCCATTGGAACATTATGTTGAAGCATTCCTtgagaaaaattgaatttaaagataagAAACATGTTACCGATcaattaaaatcaaaagaagttaaatttattaaacatTTGTTGAAATAAAAGTGAGACCACTATACTCTTTTGTGAATATCTATAGactttttattaattaccttcatatttatataatgcatataaatgtaaatattttatgCATCAaggatatttttttattaaaaacactattttttaaaagaagTCGAGGATGGAAGGGctttattctttttgtaattattattggcttttgaaaaatctcTAACAATAAGTTGACAATTGACTTCCTTACATAGAGctcttttcttattttcaGGATAGTTACGTAATAATTCCAAACCTGTACTTCTTTCCAAGGCATTAACAGGAATGTGAAAATCTAGTAGTTTAGTTTCATTAGAGATTTTTTCATTGGGCATAACGAACGCGGCTACAGAAATACCATCCATTTTTGGATCTGATAAAGGCTTCTCTGCTATTATAAGTTTGAAAAAATGGGTAGGAACAGCAATATTCGGTGGATTACCTATCATTTCATATGTAActttaaattttccatCAATAGGGTCCTTCTTTGGTAAATACAATGGTCCTGTCATGATTCTGACACTTCCGTATCTTTTGGTAAGACCTCtacaaaaatattcaaaatgtGACCAATAATCCCTATTGAATCCTTCACCCACTTGAGGACTCATGTTAGTTAAATAGAAAGTACCATCCATGGCTTCTTGTGAATATTTGGCATCTGCTGCAGGAGCTTGATGGCCTCTATCAAACCCAGATCTGAAGTAATCCTTCAATTGAGCCCTAAACAATTCAGGAAtactttcatcttctttaaaaaaCGAGTTTTTCCTGTCACCATTTCTCATATCAAGAGATTCAGGTGTTATATGTTCAAGAACCCAGTATGGATTTCTTGTTTGTCTATTGTAACATGATATGAATTCTCCACGATCATGTAAATCATGAATTGGGCCTGGAAATCCATAGGCAAAAAAATCTTTGGGGTTAATTTTAACCTTACTCAATAATGCTTTATCTGCTCCATTGTATGGTGCCAACGTTTCATTGacttttgttgttttagtagatttattaattaaaagATATGTCAATCCTGACCCAGTACCAAGGCCTACCAATCCACCTAATATTCCTCGTACACTCATATTTCTGGACTGTAAACAATTCTCTTCAACCAAACACAAGTGTAATTCAGTATGCGAAGGGCTCTTTTTACAAACAATTACCTACTAGTTGTTTATTTACAAACCAAGCTCATcgatgaaatttttatcttttatGAAAATTCTATATCGTATAAAAATGTCAGTTCTAATTTGTCCACCTCTTATTGCCGCCCAGACGCATAAGATATTAGCAGTTTCCATTGCGAAAGTTCCGGGTATACAATACTAAACAAATTTCTTCAAGGAAACACTAGATTCCCCATCAGAACCGGAACTCTCTAGTCTTAAATCTGTCGTTATAATATTCTCCAATTTACTCCTTTGTTCAGGCGTTAAAGTCGATATTAGAACTTCCTTGAAAACGGCTTGATCAAGTTCAATTAAATTGACAATAGCATCTCTTGTAGTTTTATCATTAACGTCAGATACTTCACGTAATTccaatataaatattaagTTCATGTTGAAGATAgccttcttctttccaGACTTCTGCAAAACCAGCACTTCTGttaaagataaaagaaGTTCTAGTATGGCCTTGGCATCAATCTCACTAGCACTCTTGGAAAATTcatataaatttttaattaatattttcaatatgaCATTACTCGTTGAATTTGTTGCCGACTCGGTTGCTATCCTTTTTAAACCTTGCTTAATGATAGGCTGTGCTTGGGTATTTGAAAtgttctttattattaattgaacaAAATTCTCGATGTCAATAGATTGGAACCCGCAATATCCGTTGGTTAACAGCACAAACAATGTTGCCAATGAATTCTCTACATTCACATTTGTGAAAATGGTTCCTTTCATGGAAGCATAAAATATCTTAAGTAAATCACCACCTTGGTCATTGTCAATTATATCTTTACTAATACCTTTTAATAGTGGTAGAACAATAGgaataatatcatctttaatcTCCGATTCATAAACCTTCCCGataatatacaataaaCATGCATACAGGTCCATCTTAAACATGGAGTTGAAGCgagaaatattatattcgAAAAGAGCAAAAACTCTTTTCAACAACAGCTGATCTTCTGAGTTCAATTTTATGGTATCATAATCGATAGATACTGCGTTATTATACTTAATGAATGGCAATAATCTAGAGACTACTGACATTAATAACCTTAATAATTCGTATAATTTGTCAATATCTTGAAGGAATGAAACATGGCCCAGTTTTTGAGTAGTATATTGACtaatgatatcattaatCACTTCAATTGTTAACAAAGTTTCTTGTCTATCACTAGTAGAGAGCAAACGATCTAAGATCACTATCAGTTCGCTGTTTATAGAgtcttcaaataatatccTTAATGGTATGTCGCATTTTAATACATTGTGCATTGCTGACAAAAGTTGAACTTTCAAAGAATGGCTATCGAAGTTTTTCATGATTGCCTCAAGACATTGAACaaacaatataaaaataaaccCTTCAATTTCATCCTGTTCCAAGCTATTTAATAGTATAGTCtcatcattttctaaaataCATGCCAAAGCTTCAACAAAGTTTAACCAGATTGGCTCGTACATCGCCAACTTACTATCATTCGCTTTTGAAAGTGTTTTATCCGATTCTAGCGTAGTGCTGAAATGTTCGTATTTTACCATCATATATTCTCGAAGTGATATAATCCATAATGGAACCAAcgttttcaaatattttcgTGTTTCTTCAATCATCGCTTCACGATGGTTAATAACAGATCTATAAAGTATAGAAGCCCAAGCATCTAAAACTGCAAGTTCAACTCTTCGTTTTGCCTTCTGCGTAAGAATCTGAACCTCCCCAACTAAAAGTGTTGCATGGGAATTATTGAAGTCAGCCAACAAACTAACCAGTAGCTCTGCTATTTTATTGATACGATCTGATGGAATAATATCCGATGAGATAATCTCCGCTGCAACTTTTACTGCTAATGCAATAGCATCCGGAGAACTTCCTTTTCCAAAAGCAGGCATCAGTGCGCCCGTTATCTGAGCTTCCTGTTGATTTAATATGGATGCATTTTCTTGTGTTGAATCAGATATGG
Above is a genomic segment from Naumovozyma dairenensis CBS 421 chromosome 6, complete genome containing:
- the CBP1 gene encoding Cbp1p (similar to Saccharomyces cerevisiae CBP1 (YJL209W); ancestral locus Anc_1.125) — protein: MFCYVRCNSSNISKSWSTTSILRIATIKKSYLTSSQIYQSLKDKLTATIVNNEPLTPHIKKDFQKYWKLLPQQFSKQNNHDNETILNQIDMTTFMNFINKSKGISSTARGIYRREIIYLIKQNLTLVFQLIGLLSRQDESQATYLESSPSLSSPTDILHWCLNDSVRTADVVMAADLYLLFYKIYPHEKIYPTYQSRLINALSFDNPLYDHIHLIKYLELHKLWADKHLQYTPTPLQTSILSNKAISLRNSPSLSKTTLELLLDTHFLPNDQLRDDQIVIAYQLIDENYKLNNASGVFSNWLKIKDHYISITKHDPRIIYKIIKISTQNIIYRTICKEILWQLSPQYYCNNPLLLPAIIDYATEVNSLSLTKEIMNNINLHTKPENYQVVWFTKRCLSSLLKMHLKFNDSDGVDRVLRQINEKFGKHSQENYQAIISHLLQSQDIQNFAKAMNLVNKFPPETALLSYGTIINRLINWETKSNGNIDTNNSNANILNPMASINELLLKAHKYDPKHLNSLWNIIAALYFKRLLKLTFSVENQSKENDAINTTSLDIAKYIYVNCTQNSYPWSEIDSNPFSNPYPHKVKLKITNSNKFVILRNIAMTAIEQVRQDIFLWCCAELYKNGMSVKELKIHWNIMLKHSLRKIEFKDKKHVTDQLKSKEVKFIKHLLK
- the NUC1 gene encoding ribonuclease (similar to Saccharomyces cerevisiae NUC1 (YJL208C); ancestral locus Anc_1.126), translating into MSVRGILGGLVGLGTGSGLTYLLINKSTKTTKVNETLAPYNGADKALLSKVKINPKDFFAYGFPGPIHDLHDRGEFISCYNRQTRNPYWVLEHITPESLDMRNGDRKNSFFKEDESIPELFRAQLKDYFRSGFDRGHQAPAADAKYSQEAMDGTFYLTNMSPQVGEGFNRDYWSHFEYFCRGLTKRYGSVRIMTGPLYLPKKDPIDGKFKVTYEMIGNPPNIAVPTHFFKLIIAEKPLSDPKMDGISVAAFVMPNEKISNETKLLDFHIPVNALERSTGLELLRNYPENKKRALCKEVNCQLIVRDFSKANNNYKKNKALPSSTSFKK